One Nodosilinea sp. FACHB-141 DNA segment encodes these proteins:
- the truB gene encoding tRNA pseudouridine(55) synthase TruB has protein sequence MQGFLNFYKPQGMSSHDCVGAVRRLTGIRKVGHGGTLDPLAEGVLPIAVGRATRLLPYLPEGKAYRAIIRFGLTTTTDDLEGEMLTQQAADRLTVEDIAACLPEFQGTIDQVPPAFSAIQVQGQRLYDLARKGRVVTPPSRVVTIHNLTVQHWQPGEQPELTLDVDCGPGTYIRSIARDLGDRLGTGATLAHLIRTRSGGFDSSHSLTLDDVTNLLEKQTLELVDPAIALEHLPAIVLPAELALRWQQGQKFPPTMVIPPNTPYRVLNEPDGTFLGIAQLEEREEGPILKAKMVL, from the coding sequence GTGCAGGGATTTTTGAATTTCTATAAACCCCAGGGCATGAGTTCCCACGATTGTGTGGGGGCGGTGCGGCGGCTGACGGGCATTAGAAAAGTAGGCCACGGAGGTACGTTAGACCCTTTGGCCGAGGGCGTTTTGCCCATAGCTGTGGGCCGGGCCACGCGCCTGCTGCCCTACCTGCCCGAGGGCAAAGCCTATCGTGCAATCATTCGCTTTGGCCTCACCACCACCACCGACGATTTAGAAGGGGAAATGCTGACCCAGCAAGCCGCCGATCGCCTGACAGTGGAGGATATTGCTGCTTGCCTACCCGAGTTCCAAGGGACAATCGATCAGGTGCCTCCGGCCTTTAGCGCCATTCAGGTGCAGGGGCAGCGCCTCTACGATCTGGCGCGCAAGGGTCGAGTCGTCACGCCGCCTTCGCGCGTGGTGACGATCCACAACCTCACAGTGCAGCACTGGCAGCCGGGGGAACAGCCGGAGCTAACACTGGATGTAGACTGCGGCCCTGGCACCTACATTCGCTCGATCGCACGGGATTTGGGCGATCGCCTCGGCACCGGAGCCACCTTGGCCCACTTAATCCGCACTCGCAGCGGCGGCTTTGACTCGTCGCACAGTCTCACGCTGGACGATGTGACGAATTTGCTGGAGAAGCAGACGCTTGAGCTAGTAGATCCAGCGATCGCCTTGGAGCATTTGCCGGCGATCGTCCTCCCCGCCGAGCTTGCCCTGCGCTGGCAGCAGGGGCAAAAGTTTCCACCCACCATGGTGATACCGCCTAACACTCCCTACCGAGTCCTCAACGAGCCAGACGGCACCTTTCTAGGCATCGCCCAGCTCGAAGAACGGGAAGAAGGGCCGATTCTCAAAGCCAAAATGGTGCTCTAG